The Sylvia atricapilla isolate bSylAtr1 chromosome 3, bSylAtr1.pri, whole genome shotgun sequence genome has a window encoding:
- the ACTR2 gene encoding actin-related protein 2: protein MDTLGRKVVVCDNGTGFVKCGYAGSNFPEHIFPALVGRPIIRSTAKVGNIEIKDLMVGDEASELRSMLEVNYPMENGIVRNWDDMKHLWDYTFGPEKLNIDTKNCKILLTEPPMNPTKNREKIVEVMFETYQFSGVYVAIQAVLTLYAQGLLTGVVVDSGDGVTHICPVYEGFSLPHLTRRLDIAGRDITRYLIKLLLLRGYAFNHSADFETVRMIKEKLCYVGYNIEQEQKLALETTVLVESYTLPDGRIIKVGGERFEAPEALFQPHLINVEGVGVAELLFNTIQAADIDTRSEFYKHIVLSGGSTMYPGLPSRLERELKQLYLERVLKGDVEKLSKFKIRIEDPPRRKHMVFLGGAVLADIMKDKDNFWMTRQEYQEKGVRVLEKLGVTVR from the exons tttgtgaaATGTGGCTATGCAGGCTCGAATTTTCCTGAGcacatttttccagctttggTTGGAAGACCCATTATAAGATCAACTGCTAAAGTAGGAAACATAGAAATCAAG GATCTGATGGTTGGTGATGAGGCCAGTGAATTACGATCCATGCTGGAAGTGAATTATCCCATGGAGAACGGCATCGTCCGCAACTGGGATGACATGAAGCACCTTTGGGATTACACCTTTGGACCAGAAAAACTTAATATTGACACAAAAAATTGTAAAATCCTCCTCACAGAGCCTCCCATGAATCCGACTAAAAATAGGGAGAAGATTGTGGAG GTTATGTTTGAGACCTACCAGTTTTCTGGGGTGTATGTAGCCATCCAGGCTGTTCTCACTCTCTATGCTCAAG GTTTGTTGACTGGTGTTGTGGTGGACTCTGGAGATGGTGTCACTCACATTTGCCCAGTTTATGAAGGTTTCTCCCTCCCTCACCTCACCAGACGGTTAGATATTGCTGGGAGGGATATCACTAGGTACCTCATTAAG ctcctcctgctgcgAGGTTACGCCTTCAACCATTCTGCTGATTTTGAGACGGTTCGCATGATCAAGGAGAAGTTGTGCTACGTGGGATACAACAttgagcaggagcagaagctgGCACTAGAGACAACGGTTCTAGTTGAATCCTACACT CTCCCAGATGGCAGGATTATCAAAGTTGGTGGAGAACGGTTCGAGGCACCCGAGGCTCTCTTCCAGCCTCACTTAATCAATGTCGAGGGGGTTGGTGTGGCTGAATTGCTGTTCAACACCATCCAGGCTGCTGACATCGATACCAG GTCTGAGTTCTACAAGCACATTGTGCTGTCTGGAGGGTCCACCATGTACCCTGGGCTGCCTTCACGGCTGGAGAGGGAACTGAAACAGCTCTACCTGGAACGAGTTCTGAAAGGAGACGTGGAGAAACTCTCG aaaTTTAAGATCCGAATCGAAGATCCCCCTCGTCGGAAGCACATGGTGTTTCTGGGTGGGGCAGTTCTAGCAGACATCATGAAAGACAAAGACAACTTCTGGATGACCCGACAAGAATACCAAGAGAAGGGAGTGCGTGTGCTGGAGAAGCTTGGTGTGACTGTTCGATAA